One Leisingera caerulea DSM 24564 genomic window carries:
- a CDS encoding IS6 family transposase, which translates to MKTVPTIRRLKGFRFPREIISYAVWAYHRFALSTADVEDLLAERGVMVSRETVRNWVNRFGRHFADCIKRDRPGASDKWHLDEVVVPINGVKFWLWRAVDANGNVLDILVQKQRNAKAASRFLKRLIDRFGAPRVVITDKLRSYIRPIRNLVANADHRAHKGLNNRIEGSHRPTRKREKLMGRFKSPGQAQRFLDAHDQINMFFRPRRYRLTATSYRHARSDAFDLWNGYALEMTA; encoded by the coding sequence ATGAAAACCGTGCCGACAATTCGACGCCTGAAGGGCTTTCGTTTTCCCCGCGAGATCATCTCCTATGCCGTCTGGGCTTACCATCGGTTTGCGCTGAGCACGGCAGATGTCGAGGATCTGCTGGCCGAACGCGGCGTGATGGTCAGCCGGGAAACCGTCCGGAACTGGGTGAACCGGTTTGGCCGCCATTTCGCCGATTGCATCAAGCGCGACAGGCCGGGCGCCAGTGACAAATGGCACTTGGATGAAGTCGTTGTTCCGATCAATGGCGTGAAGTTCTGGCTTTGGCGGGCAGTCGACGCGAATGGGAATGTGCTCGACATTCTCGTGCAAAAGCAACGTAATGCAAAGGCCGCCAGCCGGTTCTTGAAGCGGCTGATCGACCGGTTTGGCGCGCCGCGGGTCGTGATCACCGACAAGCTGCGCAGTTACATCAGGCCGATCCGCAACCTCGTGGCGAATGCTGATCATCGGGCGCACAAGGGCTTGAACAACCGGATCGAAGGATCCCATCGGCCAACCCGCAAGCGAGAGAAACTCATGGGGCGGTTCAAGTCACCCGGACAGGCTCAGAGATTTCTGGACGCACATGACCAGATCAACATGTTCTTCCGTCCCCGCCGCTATCGTCTTACCGCCACATCGTACCGCCACGCCCGATCCGATGCCTTTGATCTTTGGAACGGCTACGCACTCGAGATGACCGCATGA
- the rnk gene encoding nucleoside diphosphate kinase regulator, giving the protein MMTPNNAPRPSRRQPKVVLARETLDKLEALAEGALNRTPELADRLLEEIERAKVVTTRKLRGDVVAIGRSVTYRDESTGQTKTVTLTFPEEADISEGRISLMTPVGVALIGLSEGASFRWKPLDGEERSLTVLNVGPDA; this is encoded by the coding sequence ATGATGACGCCTAACAATGCCCCCCGCCCATCGCGGCGGCAACCCAAAGTCGTGCTTGCCCGCGAGACGCTGGACAAGCTTGAAGCACTGGCTGAGGGGGCCCTCAACCGCACACCTGAATTGGCTGACCGGCTGCTGGAAGAAATCGAGCGCGCCAAAGTCGTTACCACCAGAAAACTGCGCGGTGATGTCGTGGCAATAGGCCGCTCAGTCACCTATCGCGACGAATCTACTGGCCAGACCAAAACGGTGACACTGACGTTCCCGGAAGAAGCCGATATTTCCGAAGGACGCATTTCACTGATGACGCCGGTCGGCGTGGCGTTAATCGGCCTGTCCGAAGGTGCGTCTTTCCGCTGGAAACCGCTTGATGGGGAGGAGCGTTCTTTGACGGTGCTTAATGTCGGCCCGGATGCATAG